The Campylobacter concisus genome contains the following window.
TATACCAACCTCACTCGTTGAGCCAAAGCGGTTTTTAAACCCACGTAAAATTCTCAGCTCTCTGCTTGCATCGCCCTCAAAATAAAGCACCACATCGACCATGTGTTCAAGCACTCTAGGACCTGCGATCGAGCCCTCTTTGGTTATGTGTCCGATGATGAAAACGCAGATATTTTGGCTCTTTGCAAGCCTCATCAGCTCAAATGTGATCTCACGAACCTGCGTGATAGAGCCTGGAGCGGAGGTAATATTTTGGCTATAAAGTGTTTGTATGGAGTCAATGACTAGCACCTTGTAGTCGCTCTTTTGCACTTCTAGCAGGATATCTTCTAGGCAAATTTCAGTTAACAGGTATAAATTTTTATCCACCGCATTTAGCCTGTCAGCTCTCATTTTTATTTGGCTTTGGCTCTCTTCGCCGCTTACATAGAGCGTTTTTTTACCGTCTTTTGCTAAATTTGAGCCAATTTTTAGAAGCAATGTTGATTTACCGATGCCCGGGCTACCGCCTATAAGCACAAGTGAGCCCTCGACTACACCGCCACCAAGAACAAGATCTAGCTCGCTATCTTTAGTGCTAAACCTCGTGAAATTTTGAATTTCAACTTCGTCTATGCTTATGGCTTTGCTGGCTACTCCGGTGCTTTTTGCTATCTCTTTGCTTATCTTTATCTCTTGCTGGCTAAGCTCGACAAAGCTATCCCAAGCCCCACATTGTGGGCATTTGCCCAGCCACTTTGCCTGTTGATTACCGCAGGCTTGACACTCAAAAACTGGCTTTGCTTTTGCCATAAATTATCCTTTTTAAAATTTCAACTACTATCACTCCAAAAGCCGCTCCGATCATGTCAGCCACGATGTCAAGCAGGCTAAAGCTCCTGTTTGGTAAAAACGCCTGAACGATTTCTATTTGCACTCCGAAGGCTAAAAGTAAGGCTAAATTTTTAAAAATTTTAAACTCATAGCCAAGGTAGAGCAGTATATAAAGGACGAAAAAAGCTAAAAAATGATTTGCTTTATCCCACGAATTTTCGATGATAGTAGGAGATTTTGGAGTAAATGCAAGAAAATCAATTGCCAAAAGAGCAGCGAAAAAGCAAATTTTACTAAGAAATTTTACTCTACTCAAAAATGGCGTCCATTAGCTCGTCTAAAAACTCATCTGGGTTAAATTTGATGATATCATCCATGCTCTCGCCAACGCCTATATAAAATATAGGTAGCTCAAGCTCTCTTGCCACGCCAAATAGTGCTCCACCCTTTGCGGTACCATCAAGCTTTGTGATGATGACACCATCAAGCGAGATGATATCGTTAAATGCCTTTGCTTGCGCAACTCCGGCGTTACCTTGCGTGCCATCAAGAATCAAAATTTTGCGGTGAGGCGCTTTTTCGTAAGCTTTTTTGCTAATACGAACGATCTTTTCTAGCTCGTTTGCTAAATTTGTCTGGTTTTGAAGTCTGCCGGCTGTGTCAAGGATGACTCGGTCGATACCTTTTGCAAGGGCTGAGCTGATCGTATCGTAAGCAACAGCCGAAGGATCATGCCCTTGCTGTGTGGCGACTATTGGCACATTTAGTCTAATTGACCACTGGCGGAGTTGCTCGATCGCTCCAGCTCTAAATGTATCACAAGCGCCCAAAATAACGCTTTTACCATTATTTTTATATAAATTTGCTAGCTTTGCGATGGTTGTCGTCTTACCAGCGCCATTTACGCCAAGGATAAGATCGACAAATGGCTTATCAGGCTCGATCACACGCTCATTTTCGTAGATAAAATAGCTACTCATAACGCGCCTAAGATCAGCTCTGCTCACTTCATCTTGTGGCGGCAAGTAGTATAAAATTTCTTCCACGATCTCATAGGCTACGTCGGCCTCAAGTAAAATTTCTTCTAAGTTCTCTTTGTCTATCTTTTTTGACTTCTTCGCTGAGCTTATCGCTCCAAAAGTCTTCTCAAGGCCTTTTTTCAGAAAATCAAGCATTATTTTGTTGCCCTATTTATGTCGTTTTCAAGCATCTCTTCAGGTACAAGACCGATGTAGCCCTGAACGTAGTCGCCATTCGCTTTAAAAAGTGCTGACGCAGGCAAGCCTTTTATGCCGCCCATCGCTTTTTCAAATAAAAAATTTCCCTCGCCAACCGCGACTTCGTATTTTATTTTATATTTTTGAGCAAAATCTTTTACTTCATCTTCACTTTTGTCTTCAAGTAGCACACCAACTATATCTAGTTCGTTTTTAAATTTCTCGCTTAGGTTGTTTAGGTGTGGGATCTCAGCCTTGCACGGAGGGCACCAAGTGGCAAAAAATACGTAAAGAGTTGCTTTTTTACCATCTTTTACATCAAAGCCATTACTTCTTTTTGTAATCTGCATAGTTGTGCCATTTAGCAGCTTTAGATTTATCTCTTTTATCTCGTTTTCTTGGGCATTTTCACTCATTTTTGGAGTGAGTGAGTCTTTGCTTAAATTTTCATCTTTGCTGGCATTTTTATCTAAAATTTTGCCTTGTGTTTGTTCGCTTGTATTTTGCTCTTTTTTTTGGTTGTTCTCATCGCCGCATCCAAAAAATGCAAAAATGCAAAGTGATGTTATAATTGCTCGTTTTAATGTCATGAATTTCCTTTTGAATAAGATTTCAGGATTATACAAGAAAGAGCATAAAATGAGCGTTAATTTAGAAAAAAATGAATTTAGAAAAAATGCAAGAGCAAATTTGATGAAACTTACTAAATTTAAGGCCAAATGCTCGCATTATAAAGCTACGAAAACTCTTTTAAAATTGATAAATTTTACAAATTCTAAGAAAGTACTGTTTTATTTGCCACTTAACTACGAAGTTGATGTGCTTAAAATAAGGCGAAATTTATCACATAAATGTGAAATTTTTGCCCCTTTTATGGTAGGTCTTAGCTTAGAGATGGTAAGATTGCGACTGCCATTTATAACTTATAAATTTAACGTCAGACAGCCATCTGGCAAAAAAATGGATAATGTTAGACTTGATATGGCAGTAGTTCCAGCGATTGGGGTTGATGGAGCTATGGCTAGGATAGGGCATGGAAAAGGATTTTATGATAGATTTTTTGACTCTTTGCCCATTAAGCCAAAACGGATAGTTTTTCTTGAGATAAAAGACTTTTACACCAAAGATGTGCTTTCAAATGCACAAGACGTGGTAGCAGACTTTTATATAACCCCAAATAAAAATTATATAAAAAGAGGAATAAATGATAGAGGTTTTAATAGGCTTAGGAGCCGGTGTGGCGGGCGTTGGAGCAGGGTATCTATACGCCAAAAAGATAAATGATGCAAACTACAACATCTTCTTAGAACAAGCAAAAGCAAAGGCAAAAGCTATTGAGTATGAAG
Protein-coding sequences here:
- the radA gene encoding DNA repair protein RadA yields the protein MAKAKPVFECQACGNQQAKWLGKCPQCGAWDSFVELSQQEIKISKEIAKSTGVASKAISIDEVEIQNFTRFSTKDSELDLVLGGGVVEGSLVLIGGSPGIGKSTLLLKIGSNLAKDGKKTLYVSGEESQSQIKMRADRLNAVDKNLYLLTEICLEDILLEVQKSDYKVLVIDSIQTLYSQNITSAPGSITQVREITFELMRLAKSQNICVFIIGHITKEGSIAGPRVLEHMVDVVLYFEGDASRELRILRGFKNRFGSTSEVGIFEMSQHGLVSANEVSSKFFTRGGAMSGSAITIIMEGSRALSIEIQALVCESAYPKRSSTGFERNRLDMLLALLERKLEIPLGHYDVFINVSGGVKISETAADLAVIAAIISSFKNRPISKDSVFIGELSLNGEIREIFNLDQRLKEAKTQKFKNAIIPNKPLDTQGLKCFYAKDITQVLEWM
- a CDS encoding 5-formyltetrahydrofolate cyclo-ligase, encoding MSVNLEKNEFRKNARANLMKLTKFKAKCSHYKATKTLLKLINFTNSKKVLFYLPLNYEVDVLKIRRNLSHKCEIFAPFMVGLSLEMVRLRLPFITYKFNVRQPSGKKMDNVRLDMAVVPAIGVDGAMARIGHGKGFYDRFFDSLPIKPKRIVFLEIKDFYTKDVLSNAQDVVADFYITPNKNYIKRGINDRGFNRLRSRCGGRWSRVSIRQKDK
- the ftsY gene encoding signal recognition particle-docking protein FtsY — encoded protein: MLDFLKKGLEKTFGAISSAKKSKKIDKENLEEILLEADVAYEIVEEILYYLPPQDEVSRADLRRVMSSYFIYENERVIEPDKPFVDLILGVNGAGKTTTIAKLANLYKNNGKSVILGACDTFRAGAIEQLRQWSIRLNVPIVATQQGHDPSAVAYDTISSALAKGIDRVILDTAGRLQNQTNLANELEKIVRISKKAYEKAPHRKILILDGTQGNAGVAQAKAFNDIISLDGVIITKLDGTAKGGALFGVARELELPIFYIGVGESMDDIIKFNPDEFLDELMDAIFE
- a CDS encoding TlpA family protein disulfide reductase, producing the protein MTLKRAIITSLCIFAFFGCGDENNQKKEQNTSEQTQGKILDKNASKDENLSKDSLTPKMSENAQENEIKEINLKLLNGTTMQITKRSNGFDVKDGKKATLYVFFATWCPPCKAEIPHLNNLSEKFKNELDIVGVLLEDKSEDEVKDFAQKYKIKYEVAVGEGNFLFEKAMGGIKGLPASALFKANGDYVQGYIGLVPEEMLENDINRATK
- a CDS encoding VanZ family protein; this encodes MSRVKFLSKICFFAALLAIDFLAFTPKSPTIIENSWDKANHFLAFFVLYILLYLGYEFKIFKNLALLLAFGVQIEIVQAFLPNRSFSLLDIVADMIGAAFGVIVVEILKRIIYGKSKASF